The genomic DNA TCGGGGTCAAGCGCACTGGTCGGCTCGTCGAAGAGCATCAGTTTGGGATGAGTGGCCATAGCTCGGGCGATGGCCACGCGCTGCTGCTGTCCTCCCGAGAGTTGGTGTGGCATCTTCTCTGCGTGATCGGCAAGACCGACTTCGGCGAGCAGCGCCAAGGCCTGTTGAGTGACCCCAGATGGATCCTGGTTATGTACGAAGATCGGTGCCAGGCGGACATTTTCCAGGGCGGTCAGATGGGGGAACAGGTTGAAATGCTGAAAGACCATCCCGATGCGGGCCTCGGCTCGTGCCGTCGCCAGCCTGGACGCCGAGCGTTCTGGGGCACCCGATGGTGTGTAGCCGATGTGGCGGCCGTTCACGGTGATCGCGCCGCCGTCGAGGGACTCGAGATGGTTGATCAGACGCAGCAACGTGCTCTTGCCACTGCCGCTGCCGCCCAGCACGGCGACGACCTCACCGCGGTGCATGGTCAGGTCAAGACCGTCGAGCACCATCCGGCCGCCGTAGCTCTTCCGCACGCCATCACAGACCAGGACCGGCTGGTGAACGTCGGGAACCCGAGGGTGCGGGTCGACGGGTTTGCCGAGGGGTAGACCGGTGTCGACGGGTTCCGGGCTCAGTGCGACACCGGGGGAGCGCCGCGATCGACTTGAGTAGCGAGGAGTCTTCGGCACCCGTTCAAGACTCATCCGCCGCTCGAATCGACCTTGTCCGAGTGCGACGCCTGAGGTGAGAACGAGGTACATCAGGCCGGAGGCGAGGAAGATCGGAAAGAAAACGAAGGTCTGCGACGACAGGAACTGGCTGCGCTGCGTCAACTCGCTCACCGAGATCACCGACGCAAGCGAGGTGCCCTTGATCAGGTTGATGAACTCGTTGCCCAGACTCGGCAGGATCGCCCGCAGAGCGAGCGGCATAACAATGTGTCGCCTGGTGACCCGCGGCGACATGCCCAGCGCCTGAGCGGCGAGTGTCTGATTCCGGTCGACAGAGAGGATGCCACCTCGAATGATCTCGGCGAAGAACGCGGACTCATTGATGGTAAAGCCGATGATCGCGGTCGGGATGGGCGCCAAAACGACACCGACTGCTGGTAGCACGTCGAAGAGAAACAAGAGTTGCAGTAGTAGCGGTGTACCTCTGATGAGCCAGATGTATCCGCCGGCGAGGGCGCGCAAAGGGGCCACGGGGGCTATGCGGAGCTCGGCCAGGATCGCTCCGAGAATGACAGCTCCCACCAAAGAGGCGCCGGCGATCTCGACAGTAATCAGCGCCCCCTGCCACAGATAGGGCAAGGTTAAATACTGCAGATATTCGCGCATCAGCGGCCTTTCGCAGGACCGTTACCGGACAGGGACGATCCATGGCGTGCGGAGCTAGGGCAGTGCGCGTCGCACGCATAGCCGCGCCGACCGCACCCGTGACCTACGGAAGTTCGGTGGCGGGCGCCTGGCTGCCTGGATCGATCTTCCAGTTCGTGAACAACAACTTCTCGGTGCCGTCGGCCTGCACGGACTTGACCGCGGCGAGTGTCGCGGCCTGCAACTCTGAGCTGGATTTGTTGAAAGCGATACCGATCGGGGATCGGAACTCCGTGATTGGGGCGGTGCCACTGATTCGGCTCGGGTACTTGGCGACGGT from Mycobacteriales bacterium includes the following:
- a CDS encoding amino acid ABC transporter permease/ATP-binding protein — encoded protein: MREYLQYLTLPYLWQGALITVEIAGASLVGAVILGAILAELRIAPVAPLRALAGGYIWLIRGTPLLLQLLFLFDVLPAVGVVLAPIPTAIIGFTINESAFFAEIIRGGILSVDRNQTLAAQALGMSPRVTRRHIVMPLALRAILPSLGNEFINLIKGTSLASVISVSELTQRSQFLSSQTFVFFPIFLASGLMYLVLTSGVALGQGRFERRMSLERVPKTPRYSSRSRRSPGVALSPEPVDTGLPLGKPVDPHPRVPDVHQPVLVCDGVRKSYGGRMVLDGLDLTMHRGEVVAVLGGSGSGKSTLLRLINHLESLDGGAITVNGRHIGYTPSGAPERSASRLATARAEARIGMVFQHFNLFPHLTALENVRLAPIFVHNQDPSGVTQQALALLAEVGLADHAEKMPHQLSGGQQQRVAIARAMATHPKLMLFDEPTSALDPEKVGEVLAVMRRLAAGGMTMLVVTHEIRFARDVADRVIFIENGRVVEQGTPVQILEAPQQPETKRFLHSLTTVGL